In Phycodurus eques isolate BA_2022a chromosome 23, UOR_Pequ_1.1, whole genome shotgun sequence, a genomic segment contains:
- the zgc:158659 gene encoding phosphatidylinositol 4,5-bisphosphate 3-kinase catalytic subunit alpha isoform isoform X2: MAPRPSSGELWGLHLMPPCILVDCCLPNGMMVSLECLRETPLISIKQQLFTEAKKYPLYHLLQEESSYIFVGVTQEAEREEFYDETRRLCDLRLFHPILKVIEPLGNREEKILNREIGFAIGMPICEFEMMKDPEVQDFRRAILGVCREAMEEREGGGAHSQALYVYPPNVESSPQLPQHIYSKLDKGRLIVTIWVIVSPTNSKQKYTLKVSHDSLPEQLIAESIRKKSRSMHLSPQQLRLCVQEYQGQYILKVCGCDEYLLEKYPLSQYKYIRSCIIVGRLPHLMLVSKDSLYCQLPASSFVTPSYSRRTPQPSPCPGGSDGSPPRSLWAFNTRLRVRLLCATYVNVNIRDIDKIYVRTGIYHGGEPLCDNVNTQRVPCSNPRWNEWLTYDIYLADLPRSARLCLSICSVKGRKGAKEEHCPLAWGNVNLFDYKDILVSGKVALSLWPVPHGLEDLLNPIGVAGSNPNKESPCVELEFSWFNQPVVFPDEQQIEEHANWIISRELGFNYTHGLSSRLACDSSVSATDAEQLRSLCSKDPLYELSEQEKDFLWRHRHYCVNIPESLPKLLLSVKWNSRDEVSQMYCLLKEWPLMESESALELLDCNFPDPMVREFALRCLVQSLTDDKLSQYLLQLVQVLKYEMYLDNPLARFLIKKALTNQRIGHFFFWHLKSEMHNKTVSRRFGLLLEAFCRACGMYLKHLNRQVEAMDKLVNLTDTLKQEKKDETQKTQMKFLVEHMSRPDYMEALQGFVSPLNPVHQLGHLRLEECRIMSSAKRPLWLNWENPDIMSELLFTNNEIIFKNGDDLRQDMLTLQIIKIMENIWQNQGLDLRMLPYGCLSIGDCVGLIEVVKSSFTIMQIQCKGGLKGALQFNSNTLHHWIKDKNRGEAYDRAIDLFTRSCAGYCVATFILGIGDRHNSNIMVKENGQLFHIDFGHFLDHKKKKFGYKRERVPFVLTQDFLIVISKGVQESTKTKEFDRFQEMCYKAYLAIRQHASLFINLFSLLLGCGMPELQSFDDIAYLRKTLALEKSQQEALEYFSKQMNDAHHGGWSTKMDWIFHTIRHMPNEH; the protein is encoded by the exons ATGGCGCCCCGGCCGTCGTCAGGGGAACTATGGGGCCTCCACCTGATGCCCCCGTGCATCTTGGTGGACTGCTGCCTTCCCAACG GGATGATGGTGAGTCTGGAGTGTCTTCGAGAAACTCCTCTCATCAGCATCAAGCAGCAGCTCTTCACCGAGGCCAAGAAGTATCCGCTCTACCACCTTCTGCAG GAGGAGTCCAGCTACATCTTTGTGGGTGTGACCCAGGAAGCGGAGAGGGAAGAATTTTACGACGAGACGAGGCGGCTGTGCGACCTCCGCCTGTTCCATCCCATCCTGAAAGTGATCGAGCCGCTGGGAAATCGCGAGGAGAAGATCCTAAACCGAGAGATCG GATTTGCCATCGGGATGCCAATCTGTGAGTTTGAGATGATGAAGGACCCAGAGGTTCAGGACTTCCGTCGGGCCATACTGGGCGTGTGCAGGGAGGCCATGGAGGAGCGGGAGGGGGGTGGCGCCCACAGCCAAGCACTCTATGTTTACCCCCCAAATGTGGAGTCCAGCCCCCAACTCCCACAGCACATCTACAGCAAGCTGGACAAAG GAAGACTGATTGTAACCATCTGGGTGATTGTGTCACCAACCAACTCCAAACAGAAATATACACTGAAG GTGAGCCACGACAGCCTTCCTGAACAGCTGATAGCAGAGTCCATCAGGAAGAAGAGCAGATCCATGCACCTTTCCCCTCAGCAGCTCCGCCTCTGTGTACAGGAGTACCAGGGCCAGTACATCCTGAAG GTGTGTGGCTGTGACGAGTACCTGTTGGAAAAGTATCCACTCAGTCAGTACAAG TACATCCGCTCCTGTATCATCGTAGGTCGTCTTCCTCACCTCATGCTGGTCTCCAAGGACAGTCTGTACTGTCAGCTTCCCGCCTCAAGCTTCGTCACGCCTTCCTACAG TCGCCGGACTCCGCAGCCGTCTCCCTGTCCGGGAGGGTCCGACGGCTCTCCACCGCGCTCGCTTTGGGCCTTCAACACCCGGCTGAGGGTCCGACTGCTCTGCGCCACCTACGTCAACGTCAACATCCGAGACATCGACAAG ATCTACGTAAGAACGGGGATTTATCATGGAGGAGAACCACTGTGCGACAACGTCAACACACAAAGAGTCCCCTGCTCCAACCCGAG GTGGAACGAATGGCTGACCTACGACATCTACCTGGCAGACCTGCCTCGCTCAGCCCGACTCTGCCTGTCTATCTGCTCTGTGAAGGGAAGGAAAGGAGCCAAGGAG GAACACTGTCCACTGGCCTGGGGAAACGTGAACCTCTTCGACTATAAGGACATTCTGGTTTCAGGGAAAGTGGCGCTCAGTTTATGGCCCGTCCCTCACGGCCTCGAGGACCTGCTGAACCCCATCGGGGTGGCCGGTTCCAATCCTAACAAG GAGTCTCCCTGTGTAGAACTCGAGTTCTCCTGGTTCAACCAGCCAGTTGTGTTTCCAGACGAGCAGCAAATTgaagaacatgccaactggaTCATCAGCAGGGAGCTAGGCTTCAACTACACACATGGCCTg AGCAGTCGTTTGGCCTGTGACAGCAGTGTTTCAGCGACAGACGCAGAGCAGCTTCGAAGTCTCTGCTCTAAAGATCCTCTTTATGAACTTTCGGAACAAGAGAAGGACTTCCTGTGGAGACACCG ACATTACTGTGTCAATATTCCAGAGTCCCTTCCCAAGCTGCTTCTTTCCGTCAAGTGGAATTCCAGGGATGAAGTATCTCAG ATGTACTGCCTGTTGAAGGAGTGGCCTCTGATGGAGTCCGAGTCGGCTCTGGAATTGCTGGACTGTAACTTCCCCGACCCGATGGTGAGAGAGTTTGCACTGCGTTGCCTGGTCCAAAGTCTGACGGACGACAAGCTGTCTCAGTACCTGCTGCAGCTCGTACAG GTGTTGAAGTACGAGATGTACCTGGACAACCCGTTGGCCCGTTTCCTGATCAAGAAAGCCTTGACCAATCAGAGGATTGGACACTTCTTTTTCTGGCATCTCAA GTCCGAGATGCACAACAAGACGGTGTCGCGTCGCTTTGGCCTGCTGCTGGAGGCGTTCTGCAGAGCCTGCGGCATGTACCTTAAACACCTGAACCGACAG GTGGAGGCCATGGATAAACTGGTGAACCTCACAGATACGCTGAAACAGGAAAAGAAAGACGAGACTCAGAAA ACTCAGATGAAGTTCCTGGTTGAGCACATGTCCCGTCCAGATTACATGGAAGCTCTGCAGGGATTTGTCTCTCCTCTGAACCCTGTGCACCAGCTAGGACACCTCAG GCTGGAGGAGTGCAGGATCATGTCATCGGCAAAGCGTCCTCTGTGGTTGAACTGGGAGAACCCCGACATCATGTCGGAGCTGCTCTTCACCAACAACGAGATCATCTTCAAGAATGGCGACG ACCTACGGCAGGACATGCTGACACTGCAGATCATCAAAATCATGGAGAACATCTGGCAGAACCAAGGCCTGGACCTGCG CATGCTCCCCTATGGATGCCTGTCCATCGGCGACTGCGTTGGTCTCATCGAGGTGGTGAAGAGCAGTTTCACCATTATGCAGATTCAGTGCAAAGGAGGCCTGAAGGGGGCGCTGCAGTTCAATTCCAACACTCTGCACCACTGGATTAAAGACAAGAACCGTGGAGAGGC GTATGATCGTGCCATTGACTTGTTCACCAGATCGTGTGCCGGCTACTGCGTGGCCACGTTCATTCTGGGAATCGGCGACCGCCACAATTCCAACATCATGGTGAAGGAGAACGGACAG CTCTTCCACATCGACTTCGGTCACTTCCTGGATCACAAGAAGAAAAAGTTCGGCTACAAGCGGGAGCGCGTCCCTTTCGTCCTCACGCAGGACTTCCTGATTGTCATCAGCAAAGGCGTCCAGGAGTCGACCAAGACAAAAGAATTTGACAG GTTTCAGGAAATGTGCTACAAGGCCTATCTGGCCATTCGCCAGCACGCCAGCCTCTTCATCAACTTGTTCTCGCTGCTACTCGGATGCGGTATGCCTGAACTGCAGAGCTTCGACGACATCGCCTACCTGAGGAAAACCCTGGCACTGG AGAAAAGCCAGCAGGAGGCGCTGGAGTACTTCAGCAAACAGATGAACGACGCTCACCACGGAGGCTGGAGCACCAAGATGGACTGGATCTTCCACACCATCCGACACATGCCCAACGAGCACTAA
- the zgc:158659 gene encoding phosphatidylinositol 4,5-bisphosphate 3-kinase catalytic subunit alpha isoform isoform X1, with product MAPRPSSGELWGLHLMPPCILVDCCLPNGMMVSLECLRETPLISIKQQLFTEAKKYPLYHLLQEESSYIFVGVTQEAEREEFYDETRRLCDLRLFHPILKVIEPLGNREEKILNREIGFAIGMPICEFEMMKDPEVQDFRRAILGVCREAMEEREGGGAHSQALYVYPPNVESSPQLPQHIYSKLDKGRLIVTIWVIVSPTNSKQKYTLKVSHDSLPEQLIAESIRKKSRSMHLSPQQLRLCVQEYQGQYILKVCGCDEYLLEKYPLSQYKYIRSCIIVGRLPHLMLVSKDSLYCQLPASSFVTPSYSRRTPQPSPCPGGSDGSPPRSLWAFNTRLRVRLLCATYVNVNIRDIDKIYVRTGIYHGGEPLCDNVNTQRVPCSNPRWNEWLTYDIYLADLPRSARLCLSICSVKGRKGAKEEHCPLAWGNVNLFDYKDILVSGKVALSLWPVPHGLEDLLNPIGVAGSNPNKESPCVELEFSWFNQPVVFPDEQQIEEHANWIISRELGFNYTHGLSSRLACDSSVSATDAEQLRSLCSKDPLYELSEQEKDFLWRHRHYCVNIPESLPKLLLSVKWNSRDEVSQMYCLLKEWPLMESESALELLDCNFPDPMVREFALRCLVQSLTDDKLSQYLLQLVQVLKYEMYLDNPLARFLIKKALTNQRIGHFFFWHLKSEMHNKTVSRRFGLLLEAFCRACGMYLKHLNRQVEAMDKLVNLTDTLKQEKKDETQKTQMKFLVEHMSRPDYMEALQGFVSPLNPVHQLGHLRLEECRIMSSAKRPLWLNWENPDIMSELLFTNNEIIFKNGDDLRQDMLTLQIIKIMENIWQNQGLDLRMLPYGCLSIGDCVGLIEVVKSSFTIMQIQCKGGLKGALQFNSNTLHHWIKDKNRGEAYDRAIDLFTRSCAGYCVATFILGIGDRHNSNIMVKENGQLFHIDFGHFLDHKKKKFGYKRERVPFVLTQDFLIVISKGVQESTKTKEFDRFQEMCYKAYLAIRQHASLFINLFSLLLGCGMPELQSFDDIAYLRKTLALGNTRTHTHTQRKTLKTYGKTFAHLFDILHLHLKAHVLLHSLSSPDNVGLLAVQLH from the exons ATGGCGCCCCGGCCGTCGTCAGGGGAACTATGGGGCCTCCACCTGATGCCCCCGTGCATCTTGGTGGACTGCTGCCTTCCCAACG GGATGATGGTGAGTCTGGAGTGTCTTCGAGAAACTCCTCTCATCAGCATCAAGCAGCAGCTCTTCACCGAGGCCAAGAAGTATCCGCTCTACCACCTTCTGCAG GAGGAGTCCAGCTACATCTTTGTGGGTGTGACCCAGGAAGCGGAGAGGGAAGAATTTTACGACGAGACGAGGCGGCTGTGCGACCTCCGCCTGTTCCATCCCATCCTGAAAGTGATCGAGCCGCTGGGAAATCGCGAGGAGAAGATCCTAAACCGAGAGATCG GATTTGCCATCGGGATGCCAATCTGTGAGTTTGAGATGATGAAGGACCCAGAGGTTCAGGACTTCCGTCGGGCCATACTGGGCGTGTGCAGGGAGGCCATGGAGGAGCGGGAGGGGGGTGGCGCCCACAGCCAAGCACTCTATGTTTACCCCCCAAATGTGGAGTCCAGCCCCCAACTCCCACAGCACATCTACAGCAAGCTGGACAAAG GAAGACTGATTGTAACCATCTGGGTGATTGTGTCACCAACCAACTCCAAACAGAAATATACACTGAAG GTGAGCCACGACAGCCTTCCTGAACAGCTGATAGCAGAGTCCATCAGGAAGAAGAGCAGATCCATGCACCTTTCCCCTCAGCAGCTCCGCCTCTGTGTACAGGAGTACCAGGGCCAGTACATCCTGAAG GTGTGTGGCTGTGACGAGTACCTGTTGGAAAAGTATCCACTCAGTCAGTACAAG TACATCCGCTCCTGTATCATCGTAGGTCGTCTTCCTCACCTCATGCTGGTCTCCAAGGACAGTCTGTACTGTCAGCTTCCCGCCTCAAGCTTCGTCACGCCTTCCTACAG TCGCCGGACTCCGCAGCCGTCTCCCTGTCCGGGAGGGTCCGACGGCTCTCCACCGCGCTCGCTTTGGGCCTTCAACACCCGGCTGAGGGTCCGACTGCTCTGCGCCACCTACGTCAACGTCAACATCCGAGACATCGACAAG ATCTACGTAAGAACGGGGATTTATCATGGAGGAGAACCACTGTGCGACAACGTCAACACACAAAGAGTCCCCTGCTCCAACCCGAG GTGGAACGAATGGCTGACCTACGACATCTACCTGGCAGACCTGCCTCGCTCAGCCCGACTCTGCCTGTCTATCTGCTCTGTGAAGGGAAGGAAAGGAGCCAAGGAG GAACACTGTCCACTGGCCTGGGGAAACGTGAACCTCTTCGACTATAAGGACATTCTGGTTTCAGGGAAAGTGGCGCTCAGTTTATGGCCCGTCCCTCACGGCCTCGAGGACCTGCTGAACCCCATCGGGGTGGCCGGTTCCAATCCTAACAAG GAGTCTCCCTGTGTAGAACTCGAGTTCTCCTGGTTCAACCAGCCAGTTGTGTTTCCAGACGAGCAGCAAATTgaagaacatgccaactggaTCATCAGCAGGGAGCTAGGCTTCAACTACACACATGGCCTg AGCAGTCGTTTGGCCTGTGACAGCAGTGTTTCAGCGACAGACGCAGAGCAGCTTCGAAGTCTCTGCTCTAAAGATCCTCTTTATGAACTTTCGGAACAAGAGAAGGACTTCCTGTGGAGACACCG ACATTACTGTGTCAATATTCCAGAGTCCCTTCCCAAGCTGCTTCTTTCCGTCAAGTGGAATTCCAGGGATGAAGTATCTCAG ATGTACTGCCTGTTGAAGGAGTGGCCTCTGATGGAGTCCGAGTCGGCTCTGGAATTGCTGGACTGTAACTTCCCCGACCCGATGGTGAGAGAGTTTGCACTGCGTTGCCTGGTCCAAAGTCTGACGGACGACAAGCTGTCTCAGTACCTGCTGCAGCTCGTACAG GTGTTGAAGTACGAGATGTACCTGGACAACCCGTTGGCCCGTTTCCTGATCAAGAAAGCCTTGACCAATCAGAGGATTGGACACTTCTTTTTCTGGCATCTCAA GTCCGAGATGCACAACAAGACGGTGTCGCGTCGCTTTGGCCTGCTGCTGGAGGCGTTCTGCAGAGCCTGCGGCATGTACCTTAAACACCTGAACCGACAG GTGGAGGCCATGGATAAACTGGTGAACCTCACAGATACGCTGAAACAGGAAAAGAAAGACGAGACTCAGAAA ACTCAGATGAAGTTCCTGGTTGAGCACATGTCCCGTCCAGATTACATGGAAGCTCTGCAGGGATTTGTCTCTCCTCTGAACCCTGTGCACCAGCTAGGACACCTCAG GCTGGAGGAGTGCAGGATCATGTCATCGGCAAAGCGTCCTCTGTGGTTGAACTGGGAGAACCCCGACATCATGTCGGAGCTGCTCTTCACCAACAACGAGATCATCTTCAAGAATGGCGACG ACCTACGGCAGGACATGCTGACACTGCAGATCATCAAAATCATGGAGAACATCTGGCAGAACCAAGGCCTGGACCTGCG CATGCTCCCCTATGGATGCCTGTCCATCGGCGACTGCGTTGGTCTCATCGAGGTGGTGAAGAGCAGTTTCACCATTATGCAGATTCAGTGCAAAGGAGGCCTGAAGGGGGCGCTGCAGTTCAATTCCAACACTCTGCACCACTGGATTAAAGACAAGAACCGTGGAGAGGC GTATGATCGTGCCATTGACTTGTTCACCAGATCGTGTGCCGGCTACTGCGTGGCCACGTTCATTCTGGGAATCGGCGACCGCCACAATTCCAACATCATGGTGAAGGAGAACGGACAG CTCTTCCACATCGACTTCGGTCACTTCCTGGATCACAAGAAGAAAAAGTTCGGCTACAAGCGGGAGCGCGTCCCTTTCGTCCTCACGCAGGACTTCCTGATTGTCATCAGCAAAGGCGTCCAGGAGTCGACCAAGACAAAAGAATTTGACAG GTTTCAGGAAATGTGCTACAAGGCCTATCTGGCCATTCGCCAGCACGCCAGCCTCTTCATCAACTTGTTCTCGCTGCTACTCGGATGCGGTATGCCTGAACTGCAGAGCTTCGACGACATCGCCTACCTGAGGAAAACCCTGGCACTGGGTAAcacccgcacgcacacacacacacaaagaaaaacactaaAGACCTACGGCAAGACGTTTGCGCATTTGTTCGATATCCTTCATCTCCATCTTAAGGCCCATGTACTattacactctttgtcctcaccagACAACGTTGGCCTACTAGCAGTACAACTACATTAA
- the zgc:158659 gene encoding phosphatidylinositol 4,5-bisphosphate 3-kinase catalytic subunit alpha isoform isoform X3 produces MGPPPDAPVHLGGLLPSQRDDGESGVSSRNSSHQHQAAALHRGQEVSALPPSAGRLIVTIWVIVSPTNSKQKYTLKVSHDSLPEQLIAESIRKKSRSMHLSPQQLRLCVQEYQGQYILKVCGCDEYLLEKYPLSQYKYIRSCIIVGRLPHLMLVSKDSLYCQLPASSFVTPSYSRRTPQPSPCPGGSDGSPPRSLWAFNTRLRVRLLCATYVNVNIRDIDKIYVRTGIYHGGEPLCDNVNTQRVPCSNPRWNEWLTYDIYLADLPRSARLCLSICSVKGRKGAKEEHCPLAWGNVNLFDYKDILVSGKVALSLWPVPHGLEDLLNPIGVAGSNPNKESPCVELEFSWFNQPVVFPDEQQIEEHANWIISRELGFNYTHGLSSRLACDSSVSATDAEQLRSLCSKDPLYELSEQEKDFLWRHRHYCVNIPESLPKLLLSVKWNSRDEVSQMYCLLKEWPLMESESALELLDCNFPDPMVREFALRCLVQSLTDDKLSQYLLQLVQVLKYEMYLDNPLARFLIKKALTNQRIGHFFFWHLKSEMHNKTVSRRFGLLLEAFCRACGMYLKHLNRQVEAMDKLVNLTDTLKQEKKDETQKTQMKFLVEHMSRPDYMEALQGFVSPLNPVHQLGHLRLEECRIMSSAKRPLWLNWENPDIMSELLFTNNEIIFKNGDDLRQDMLTLQIIKIMENIWQNQGLDLRMLPYGCLSIGDCVGLIEVVKSSFTIMQIQCKGGLKGALQFNSNTLHHWIKDKNRGEAYDRAIDLFTRSCAGYCVATFILGIGDRHNSNIMVKENGQLFHIDFGHFLDHKKKKFGYKRERVPFVLTQDFLIVISKGVQESTKTKEFDRFQEMCYKAYLAIRQHASLFINLFSLLLGCGMPELQSFDDIAYLRKTLALGNTRTHTHTQRKTLKTYGKTFAHLFDILHLHLKAHVLLHSLSSPDNVGLLAVQLH; encoded by the exons ATGGGGCCTCCACCTGATGCCCCCGTGCATCTTGGTGGACTGCTGCCTTCCCAACG GGATGATGGTGAGTCTGGAGTGTCTTCGAGAAACTCCTCTCATCAGCATCAAGCAGCAGCTCTTCACCGAGGCCAAGAAGTATCCGCTCTACCACCTTCTGCAG GAAGACTGATTGTAACCATCTGGGTGATTGTGTCACCAACCAACTCCAAACAGAAATATACACTGAAG GTGAGCCACGACAGCCTTCCTGAACAGCTGATAGCAGAGTCCATCAGGAAGAAGAGCAGATCCATGCACCTTTCCCCTCAGCAGCTCCGCCTCTGTGTACAGGAGTACCAGGGCCAGTACATCCTGAAG GTGTGTGGCTGTGACGAGTACCTGTTGGAAAAGTATCCACTCAGTCAGTACAAG TACATCCGCTCCTGTATCATCGTAGGTCGTCTTCCTCACCTCATGCTGGTCTCCAAGGACAGTCTGTACTGTCAGCTTCCCGCCTCAAGCTTCGTCACGCCTTCCTACAG TCGCCGGACTCCGCAGCCGTCTCCCTGTCCGGGAGGGTCCGACGGCTCTCCACCGCGCTCGCTTTGGGCCTTCAACACCCGGCTGAGGGTCCGACTGCTCTGCGCCACCTACGTCAACGTCAACATCCGAGACATCGACAAG ATCTACGTAAGAACGGGGATTTATCATGGAGGAGAACCACTGTGCGACAACGTCAACACACAAAGAGTCCCCTGCTCCAACCCGAG GTGGAACGAATGGCTGACCTACGACATCTACCTGGCAGACCTGCCTCGCTCAGCCCGACTCTGCCTGTCTATCTGCTCTGTGAAGGGAAGGAAAGGAGCCAAGGAG GAACACTGTCCACTGGCCTGGGGAAACGTGAACCTCTTCGACTATAAGGACATTCTGGTTTCAGGGAAAGTGGCGCTCAGTTTATGGCCCGTCCCTCACGGCCTCGAGGACCTGCTGAACCCCATCGGGGTGGCCGGTTCCAATCCTAACAAG GAGTCTCCCTGTGTAGAACTCGAGTTCTCCTGGTTCAACCAGCCAGTTGTGTTTCCAGACGAGCAGCAAATTgaagaacatgccaactggaTCATCAGCAGGGAGCTAGGCTTCAACTACACACATGGCCTg AGCAGTCGTTTGGCCTGTGACAGCAGTGTTTCAGCGACAGACGCAGAGCAGCTTCGAAGTCTCTGCTCTAAAGATCCTCTTTATGAACTTTCGGAACAAGAGAAGGACTTCCTGTGGAGACACCG ACATTACTGTGTCAATATTCCAGAGTCCCTTCCCAAGCTGCTTCTTTCCGTCAAGTGGAATTCCAGGGATGAAGTATCTCAG ATGTACTGCCTGTTGAAGGAGTGGCCTCTGATGGAGTCCGAGTCGGCTCTGGAATTGCTGGACTGTAACTTCCCCGACCCGATGGTGAGAGAGTTTGCACTGCGTTGCCTGGTCCAAAGTCTGACGGACGACAAGCTGTCTCAGTACCTGCTGCAGCTCGTACAG GTGTTGAAGTACGAGATGTACCTGGACAACCCGTTGGCCCGTTTCCTGATCAAGAAAGCCTTGACCAATCAGAGGATTGGACACTTCTTTTTCTGGCATCTCAA GTCCGAGATGCACAACAAGACGGTGTCGCGTCGCTTTGGCCTGCTGCTGGAGGCGTTCTGCAGAGCCTGCGGCATGTACCTTAAACACCTGAACCGACAG GTGGAGGCCATGGATAAACTGGTGAACCTCACAGATACGCTGAAACAGGAAAAGAAAGACGAGACTCAGAAA ACTCAGATGAAGTTCCTGGTTGAGCACATGTCCCGTCCAGATTACATGGAAGCTCTGCAGGGATTTGTCTCTCCTCTGAACCCTGTGCACCAGCTAGGACACCTCAG GCTGGAGGAGTGCAGGATCATGTCATCGGCAAAGCGTCCTCTGTGGTTGAACTGGGAGAACCCCGACATCATGTCGGAGCTGCTCTTCACCAACAACGAGATCATCTTCAAGAATGGCGACG ACCTACGGCAGGACATGCTGACACTGCAGATCATCAAAATCATGGAGAACATCTGGCAGAACCAAGGCCTGGACCTGCG CATGCTCCCCTATGGATGCCTGTCCATCGGCGACTGCGTTGGTCTCATCGAGGTGGTGAAGAGCAGTTTCACCATTATGCAGATTCAGTGCAAAGGAGGCCTGAAGGGGGCGCTGCAGTTCAATTCCAACACTCTGCACCACTGGATTAAAGACAAGAACCGTGGAGAGGC GTATGATCGTGCCATTGACTTGTTCACCAGATCGTGTGCCGGCTACTGCGTGGCCACGTTCATTCTGGGAATCGGCGACCGCCACAATTCCAACATCATGGTGAAGGAGAACGGACAG CTCTTCCACATCGACTTCGGTCACTTCCTGGATCACAAGAAGAAAAAGTTCGGCTACAAGCGGGAGCGCGTCCCTTTCGTCCTCACGCAGGACTTCCTGATTGTCATCAGCAAAGGCGTCCAGGAGTCGACCAAGACAAAAGAATTTGACAG GTTTCAGGAAATGTGCTACAAGGCCTATCTGGCCATTCGCCAGCACGCCAGCCTCTTCATCAACTTGTTCTCGCTGCTACTCGGATGCGGTATGCCTGAACTGCAGAGCTTCGACGACATCGCCTACCTGAGGAAAACCCTGGCACTGGGTAAcacccgcacgcacacacacacacaaagaaaaacactaaAGACCTACGGCAAGACGTTTGCGCATTTGTTCGATATCCTTCATCTCCATCTTAAGGCCCATGTACTattacactctttgtcctcaccagACAACGTTGGCCTACTAGCAGTACAACTACATTAA